Proteins co-encoded in one Zalophus californianus isolate mZalCal1 chromosome 9, mZalCal1.pri.v2, whole genome shotgun sequence genomic window:
- the BCL2L13 gene encoding bcl-2-like protein 13 isoform X4, which translates to MDPEEVKSLDSNGAGEKSENNSSNSDIVHVEKEEIPESMEEAAVASVVLPTKELREALPEAPAPLLPHITAASLLEMREPDTEGMTVETVSPAPSSFVELAEEENLLKTKAATVESVELEEEVTPTLEPTATLLSEEEMRVRRGGLREGPSPAGEAKAIPLSEGKSILLFGGAAAIAMLAVAVGVALALRKK; encoded by the coding sequence ATGGATCCTGAAGAAGTCAAAAGCTTAGATAGCAATGGGGCTGGAGAGAAGAGCGAGAATAACTCTTCTAATTCTGACATTGTgcatgtggagaaagaagaaattccTGAAAGCATGGAAGAGGCTGCCGTGGCATCTGTCGTCTTGCCAACCAAGGAGCTGCGGGAGGCGCTCCCGGAAGCACCAGCTCCCTTGCTTCCACATATCACTGCCGCTTCCTTGCTGGAGATGAGGGAGCCCGACACAGAAGGGATGACAGTGGAGACAGTCAGCCCTGCTCCGTCTTCGTTCGTGGAACTTGCTGAAGAAGAGAACTTGCTGAAGACAAAAGCAGCAACGGTTGAATCTGTTGAACTGGAAGAGGAGGTGACCCCCACACTGGAACCCACAGCAACACTGCTGAGTGAAGAGGAGATGCGTGTGAGGAGAGGGGGCCTTCGAGAaggcccctcccctgcaggaGAAGCAAAAGCCATCCCACTGTCTGAAGGCAAATCTATACTGCTGTTTGGAGGGGCCGCCGCCATCGCCATGCTGGCAGTGGCAGTTGGGGTCGCACTGGCTCTCAGAAAGAAATAG
- the BID gene encoding BH3-interacting domain death agonist isoform X2 — protein MDRSIHPGLVNNLAMRFMNVNLSEEDRRRYLATALERIMQTYPTDMEEEKTMLMLAMLLAKKVANHTPSLLRDVFRTTVNFINQNLFTYVRNLARNEMD, from the exons ATGGATCGCAGCATCCACCCAGGACTGGTGAATAACCTGGCAATGCGGTTTATGAATGTGAACCTATCGGAAGAA GACAGAAGGAGGTACCTCGCCACTGCACTGGAGCGGATCATGCAGACTTACCCTACGGACATGGAGGAGGAGAAGACCATGCTGATGTTGGCCATGCTCTTGGCCAAAAAGGTGGCCAATCACACACCATCCTTACTCCGTGATGTCTTTCGCACAACAGTGAACTTTATTAACCAGAACCTATTCACCTATGTGAGGAACTTAGCCAGAAAT GAGATGGACTGA